Proteins from a genomic interval of Phyllopteryx taeniolatus isolate TA_2022b chromosome 3, UOR_Ptae_1.2, whole genome shotgun sequence:
- the LOC133475689 gene encoding heat shock protein beta-1-like isoform X1 has protein sequence MSRRARSDATRHGRWWWWDRQDPGISPALAPCAPLFAPHVRRPDDGREDQRRWRVDLDVAHFSPEEISVRVRDGFLQVAGRHEEKPDRHGFISRCFTWKYKLPAEMDVSKMVSSLSADGVLTAEGRASALR, from the exons ATGAGCCGACGTGCGCGAAGCGACGCTACGAGACACGGGCGCTGGTGGTGGTGGGACCGTCAGGACCCGGGTATTTCCCCGGCGCTGGCCCCCTGCGCGCCCCTCTTCGCTCCCCACGTCCGGAGGCCCGACGACGGGCGCGAGGACCAGCGCAGGTGGCGGGTCGACCTGGACGTGGCGCACTTTTCCCCGGAGGAGATTTCCGTTCGCGTCCGAGACGGCTTTCTGCAAGTCGCAG GAAGACACGAGGAGAAGCCCGACCGGCACGGGTTCATCTCCAGATGCTTCACGTGGAAATACAA GCTCCCGGCAGAGATGGACGTCAGCAAAATGGTGTCGTCGCTATCCGCGGACGGCGTCCTGACCGCGGAAGGTCGCGCGTCGGCGCTCCGATAA
- the LOC133475689 gene encoding heat shock protein beta-1-like isoform X2 has protein sequence MSRRARSDATRHGRWWWWDRQDPGISPALAPCAPLFAPHVRRPDDGREDQRRWRVDLDVAHFSPEEISVRVRDGFLQVAGRHEEKPDRHGFISRCFTWKYKWRLRLR, from the exons ATGAGCCGACGTGCGCGAAGCGACGCTACGAGACACGGGCGCTGGTGGTGGTGGGACCGTCAGGACCCGGGTATTTCCCCGGCGCTGGCCCCCTGCGCGCCCCTCTTCGCTCCCCACGTCCGGAGGCCCGACGACGGGCGCGAGGACCAGCGCAGGTGGCGGGTCGACCTGGACGTGGCGCACTTTTCCCCGGAGGAGATTTCCGTTCGCGTCCGAGACGGCTTTCTGCAAGTCGCAG GAAGACACGAGGAGAAGCCCGACCGGCACGGGTTCATCTCCAGATGCTTCACGTGGAAATACAA GTGGAGATTGAGGTTGcgctag